In Thiomonas arsenitoxydans, the genomic stretch CGCTCGATCTGGTGGGCAGCATTCCGCTGGACGCGTCGCTGCGTGCGGCGGTGCGCAGCCAGCGCGCCGTGGTCGAGTCGGCGCCGCAGAGCGCGTCCGCCGTCGCCTTTGCCGCTTTGGCAGCCCGGGTGAAAAACTGGCCGCTGCCACAGGGGCCTAGCGGTCGCATCGAATTTTTCATGCAGCAGTGGCTGCGGGCAGAGCAGGTCGCCTGAGGGCGCGCTGCTCCGTAGACACGGCTCCCGATCGGATGAAACCCGGCCTCTATCCCGCCCCCGAAACCCGCGAGGAGCGCCTGAGCAAGCATTTGCCCATGGTGCGGCGCATCGCGGGCCAGATGGCGGCGCAACTGCCGGCCTCGGTCGATTTCTCCGATCTGGAACAGGCCGGGATGATCGGCCTGTGGGACGCGCTCGACCGCGGCGAAATGCAGTCGCCCGCACAGTTCGCGACCTACGCCGCCATTCGCATTCGTGGCGCGATTTACGACGAACTGCGCAAGCTCGACTGGCTGCCGCGCCGCAGCCGCGCCAAAGAGCGCCAGATCGAGCGCGCCGAGCAACTGCTTACGCAGCGTCTGGGTCGCCATCCGGAAGACGGCGAACTCGCCGCGCATCTGGGCTGGGAACTGGCCGAGTATTACGACGCGCTGGCCGAGACCAGCATGCAACTGGTTTACCTCGAAGACCTCACGCACGACGACGGCGGTGATTACGCCGACCGCAAGGCCGACGAAGCCAGCCTGCTGCCCGAAGAACTGCTGCAGGATGCTCAGCTCGAACGTGATCTGCAGGCCGCCATTGCCGATCTGCCCGAGCGAGAGAAGCTGGTGCTGTCGTTGTATTACCAGGAAGACCTGCAGCTCAAAGACATCGGCCGCGTGCTCGAAGTGAGCGAATCGCGGGTCAGCCAGCTCATGAAACAGGCGGTGATGCGACTGCGCGCGCGGCTGCAGGCGCATCAGCATTCAGCTAGCGGTGCGGGCCGCCGTACTGCGCCATAACAAAACAGGGACGGGGAATCTTTCATGGATATTTTGACCATTGTCGGCGTCGTGGTCGCGCTCGGTTCCATCTTGCTGGGGCAGATGCTCGAAGGCGGGCACATCAGCTCCATCATCCAGGGAACGGCCTTTCTCATCGTGATGGGTGGCACCACGGGCGCCGTCATGCTGCAGTTTCCGCTCAAGGTGTTCATTCGTTCGCTCAAGATGTTGCCCTGGATGGTGCTGCCGCCCAAAGGCGACCCGCAGGAGACGATCAAGCAGATTCTGGAATGGAGCGACACCGCGCGCAAAAACGGTCTGCTCGCGCTCGAAGCCATGATCGAGTCGGTGCCCGATCCGTTCGTGAAAAAAGGGCTGCAGATGCTGGTGGACGGCACCGATCCTGAAAAAATTCGCTCCACCCTCGAGCAGGAAATCGGCGCCGTCGAGCATCACGACACACAGGCTGCCAAGGTGTATGAATCTTCGGGCGGCTATTCCCCCACCGTCGGCATTCTGGGCGCGGTGCTCGGCCTGATTCACGTGATGGAAAACCTGGCTGACCCCAGCAAGCTCGGCGGCGGCATTGCCGTGGCCTTCGTCGCCACGGTGTATGGCGTGGGCGCGGCCAACCTGTTTTTCCTGCCGGTGGCCAACAAGCTCAAGAGCATCGTGCACAATCGCGCTAAATTGCAGGAGATGCAGGTGGACGGCCTGGTGGCCATCGCCGAGGGCGAAAATCCCCGCATCATCGAAGGTCGGCTGCAGAGTTACTTTGCGCACTGAAGTCTGCAGGCCTGATCTGCATCCGGCACAGTCTGGCGGGAGGTGAAGATGGACGATGCGACGATCAACCCGGTGAGCCCCTACGACCCGGTTTCGCGCCTGCCCGATGGCGGTGGGCGGGGGCGGCGCGATTCCCCGGATCGCCAACCGTCCGCCAGCCGTTCCCCCTCGGGCTCTGCGCCGCCCGCCGCGCCAGACGCCGCCCCGACCGAAGTGCCCGATCCCGACGCCACTCGGGGGCGGCATATCGACGACCGCGCTTAAGAGGGTGTGACCGACCTCTGACCGTTTCTCCGATCCCCCGCGCCGCCATGACCCTCATCCTCCTCGTTTTCGCCGCGCTGATCGTGGCGCTGCAAATCGCACTGACCTTCACCCTCAAGCGCATGCTCGACCTGCTGGCGGCAACGCGCGATGAGGTTCATGGCCTGCAGCTTCGCGTGCAGACCCTGGAGCACGAGCGCGACGCCGCCACCCCGCCGCCTTCGGCGCTGTTCACCCTGATGCCGCGCGCAGATGCGCCTGCAACGGCTCCCACTCCATCGCCGCCTCCCGAACCTCCCCCGGCACCCAGCCCCGCCGAACCCATCGACCTGCCCGTGCTCCACGAACCTGTCGCTGCGATTTCTACCGACGCCGTGGGCGCGCAGGTGCGCGCCCTAGCCCGCCAGGGCATGCCCGTGCGCGAGATTGCCGAGCGTTGCGGGCTGAGCGAGGCCGAGGCGGAGCTCATCATTCACCTGCGCCAAGAGCCGGTCTGACACTAAATGAGCCCGGCGCAAATCCTCGGCGGCGTTCCGTCGGTCACGCCCGCCGGGGCGACGGGCGCTGCCCGGACCGAACCGACGGCCTTCGCCGCCGCTCCGGGCACCGCGTTCGAGGCCGAGGTGGTTCAGGTGCAGAGCGCCACGCCCGCTGCGGCCAACCTGGCGGCAGCGGCGGCGGGTGGGCGGCTGCAAACGCAGGTTTTGCTGCGGCTGGGCAACGCCCTGGTGAGCGCCACTCTGCCCGGAGCTACCCCCCAGGTCGGCGCGCGCCTGCCGCTGATTTACCTGGGATCGCAGGGCGGCCAGCCGCAATTTCTCCTCGCGCCGCAGCAGGCGGCGCAGGCAGCCGCCCAGTCGCAGTTGTCCGGCCCGGGGCAGTTGCTCGGTCTGCTGCAACAAATGCAGGCGTCTGCGAGCGCTTCTGCTGCGAACACCGCCGCGGGCGCCAGCGCGAATGCCAGCGTCCTTGGCGCGGACGCCCGCGCCGCGACGGCCGCAGCCGCGCCGGTCTGGTCCAACCCTGCCCAGCCGCCCCAGCAGGCCGCGCAACTGCTGGCCAGCGCGCTGAGCAACAGCGGCCTGTTTTACGAAAGCCATCTGGGCGCTTGGGCGCAGGGGCAGCAGCCCCTGTCGACCTTGCTGACGCAGCCGCAGGGCAAGCTCTCGCCCTTGCTGCAAACCGACACGGCAACGCCACCGTCTTCTTCTGCATCCGCCGCCCAGGCGGGGCATGGCGCCCAGCCCAGCGCAGCGCCCGCGACCACGCCTTTCATGCAGACTGCACCCACCCCGCGCCATGCGGCCCTGGCGGCTTACCAGACCGTTCAGGCGGGGCCGCAGACGGCGAGCGATCCGGCCGCATTGGCCGCACGCCTGCCTGCCGAATTGCATGGGGTGGTGCAGCAACAGTTGCAGACGCTGATGCAGGGGCAGATCGTCTGGGAAGGGCTGTTGTGGCCCGGCCAGACCGCGCGCTGGAGCCTGCGGCCCGACCCCGAAGACAGCAGCCGTCGGCAGGGTACGGCCGCCGAGCGCTCGTGGAGCACCCAGGTCGAACTTGAACTGCCGCAGCTGGGTCAGGTGCAGGCGCGTCTGCAGCTCAACGGCAACCGCGTCGATCTGCTGCTGCGACGCAGCCCGCAGGCGCAGGAGCGCATCGACGCGGCGCTGCCCCAATTGCGCGCGGCGCTGCAGTCCGCCGGGCTGGAGGTCGGCGGCGTGCAGCTTGGCTCGTTTGCTGACGGAGCTACCGTATGAGTGCCGAGCGGCCAACCAAGCCGCCGCAGCGCGCTGAACTGCGGCAGGCCGTCGCCCTGCGTTATGACGCCGATGCCGCGGGCGCGCCGGAAGTCGTCGCCAAGGGGCAGGGTCTGGTGGCCGAAGCCATCATCAATCGGGCGAAGGAGGCGGGGGTGTATGTGCACGAGTCGCCGCAGTTGGTGCAACTGCTCATGGCGGTCGATCTCGACACGCAAATTCCCCCTGCGCTCTACACCGCCGTGGCGGAGTTGCTCGCCTGGCTCTGGCGGCTGGAAGCGGGCGGCGAGCAGAAAGAGTCACCGGATTTACATTTGCCTTGAGTCGGCTGCAATACGATTCAATTCAAACCAAACCAAACCACATTCACCCGGATTCACATGCCCACCATTTCCGACCAGGCGCGCGCCACCCTCAAGCGCTTGCTCGAACTCAAGCTGCAGCCCACCCCGGACAATTACCGCCGCGTTTTTGAAAGTCTGCAAAAGGGCGCAGCGCTTCCGTCCGCAGAGCCTTCGCTGGAAAGCCCGGATTGGGGCCGTGCGCTGCCCCGGCTGCTGGAGCAATGGGAGCGCTCGCAAAGCGGGCTGACCCAGTTGCAAAAACGCCAGCAGCTCGACCGCCTTGCCGCCTTGCCTACGCCGCAGGCCCAGTGGCGCGAGTTGGAGCAACTGCTAGAGCGCTGGAGTGCGCTGCCCGCGCGCAGCGGCAGTCAGAGCGCGTCCACCCCCATTGAAACCCGCGACGACGCTTTGAGCCGTGCAGGCAGCGAATGGCGCGAGCTTTGGCTGCAAACCCTCAAATTTGGCGTGCGCCCCTTTTGCGCGCACGACACCGCGCAGCGCCTGCTGCGCGAGTTGATGGCGGCGGCGGAAAATGCCGAACAGGCGGCCGACCTGGGCACGCAGGCGCGCGAAGTCTGGCTGGCCATCGACCGCGAGCAATCCACCGAAGAGGCGGTGCGCAACGGCTT encodes the following:
- a CDS encoding FliA/WhiG family RNA polymerase sigma factor: MKPGLYPAPETREERLSKHLPMVRRIAGQMAAQLPASVDFSDLEQAGMIGLWDALDRGEMQSPAQFATYAAIRIRGAIYDELRKLDWLPRRSRAKERQIERAEQLLTQRLGRHPEDGELAAHLGWELAEYYDALAETSMQLVYLEDLTHDDGGDYADRKADEASLLPEELLQDAQLERDLQAAIADLPEREKLVLSLYYQEDLQLKDIGRVLEVSESRVSQLMKQAVMRLRARLQAHQHSASGAGRRTAP
- a CDS encoding flagellar motor protein; translation: MDILTIVGVVVALGSILLGQMLEGGHISSIIQGTAFLIVMGGTTGAVMLQFPLKVFIRSLKMLPWMVLPPKGDPQETIKQILEWSDTARKNGLLALEAMIESVPDPFVKKGLQMLVDGTDPEKIRSTLEQEIGAVEHHDTQAAKVYESSGGYSPTVGILGAVLGLIHVMENLADPSKLGGGIAVAFVATVYGVGAANLFFLPVANKLKSIVHNRAKLQEMQVDGLVAIAEGENPRIIEGRLQSYFAH
- a CDS encoding DUF2802 domain-containing protein, whose product is MTLILLVFAALIVALQIALTFTLKRMLDLLAATRDEVHGLQLRVQTLEHERDAATPPPSALFTLMPRADAPATAPTPSPPPEPPPAPSPAEPIDLPVLHEPVAAISTDAVGAQVRALARQGMPVREIAERCGLSEAEAELIIHLRQEPV
- the fliK gene encoding flagellar hook-length control protein FliK, which translates into the protein MSPAQILGGVPSVTPAGATGAARTEPTAFAAAPGTAFEAEVVQVQSATPAAANLAAAAAGGRLQTQVLLRLGNALVSATLPGATPQVGARLPLIYLGSQGGQPQFLLAPQQAAQAAAQSQLSGPGQLLGLLQQMQASASASAANTAAGASANASVLGADARAATAAAAPVWSNPAQPPQQAAQLLASALSNSGLFYESHLGAWAQGQQPLSTLLTQPQGKLSPLLQTDTATPPSSSASAAQAGHGAQPSAAPATTPFMQTAPTPRHAALAAYQTVQAGPQTASDPAALAARLPAELHGVVQQQLQTLMQGQIVWEGLLWPGQTARWSLRPDPEDSSRRQGTAAERSWSTQVELELPQLGQVQARLQLNGNRVDLLLRRSPQAQERIDAALPQLRAALQSAGLEVGGVQLGSFADGATV
- a CDS encoding EscU/YscU/HrcU family type III secretion system export apparatus switch protein — translated: MSAERPTKPPQRAELRQAVALRYDADAAGAPEVVAKGQGLVAEAIINRAKEAGVYVHESPQLVQLLMAVDLDTQIPPALYTAVAELLAWLWRLEAGGEQKESPDLHLP